The following are encoded together in the Eptesicus fuscus isolate TK198812 chromosome 16, DD_ASM_mEF_20220401, whole genome shotgun sequence genome:
- the PFN4 gene encoding profilin-4 isoform X1 — protein MSHLQNLLLDSLLGTKHVDSAALIQLQERSLCVASPGFSVMPSDVRTLVNGFAKNPLQARREGLYFMEKDYRCVRADEYSLYAKNENTGVIVVKTNLYLLVATYTEGMYPSVCVEATEKLGKCVSHCLTLFPRGVGSSDCK, from the exons ATGAGCCATCTGCAGAACTTACTCTTAGATTCCCTCCTGGGCACGAAGCATGTGGACAGCGCGGCCCTCATCCAGCTCCAGGAGCGGAGCCTGTGTGTCGCATCACCAGGGTTTAGt GTGATGCCCAGTGATGTGCGAACACTTGTGAATGGGTTCGCCAAGAACCCcctgcaagccagaagggaaggACTGTATTTCATGGAAAAGGACTACAGATGTGTCCGGGCAGATGAGTATTCTCTTTATGCTAAGAAT GAAAACACTGGTGTGATTGTCGTGAAGACCAATCTGTATCTTCTGGTGGCGACTTACACCGAGGGCATGTATCCCAGTGTCTGTGTGGAAGCCACAGAGAAGCTGGGTAAGTGTGTCTCCCACTGCCTGACTTTGTTCCCGAGGGGAGTCGGGTCTTCTGACTGCAAGTGA
- the PFN4 gene encoding profilin-4 isoform X2 encodes MSHLQNLLLDSLLGTKHVDSAALIQLQERSLCVASPGFSVMPSDVRTLVNGFAKNPLQARREGLYFMEKDYRCVRADEYSLYAKNENTGVIVVKTNLYLLVATYTEGMYPSVCVEATEKLGEYLRRKGN; translated from the exons ATGAGCCATCTGCAGAACTTACTCTTAGATTCCCTCCTGGGCACGAAGCATGTGGACAGCGCGGCCCTCATCCAGCTCCAGGAGCGGAGCCTGTGTGTCGCATCACCAGGGTTTAGt GTGATGCCCAGTGATGTGCGAACACTTGTGAATGGGTTCGCCAAGAACCCcctgcaagccagaagggaaggACTGTATTTCATGGAAAAGGACTACAGATGTGTCCGGGCAGATGAGTATTCTCTTTATGCTAAGAAT GAAAACACTGGTGTGATTGTCGTGAAGACCAATCTGTATCTTCTGGTGGCGACTTACACCGAGGGCATGTATCCCAGTGTCTGTGTGGAAGCCACAGAGAAGCTGG GAGAGTAtctaagaagaaaaggaaattaa